A genomic region of Rhizobium sp. NXC24 contains the following coding sequences:
- the ffh gene encoding signal recognition particle protein produces MFENLQDRLGSILNGLTGRGALSEADVSAALREVRRALLEADVALDVVRSFTDRVREKAVGAEILKSIKPGQMVVKIVHDELIEMLGGEGVGIDLNAPAPVVVMMVGLQGSGKTTTTAKIASRMTSRDRKKVLMASLDTRRPAAQEQLRQLGVQTGVDTLPIIAGQSPTDIAARAVQAARLGGHDIVILDTAGRTHIDEPLMVEMADIKKKSNPHEILLVADSLTGQDAVNLARNFDERVGITGLVLTRMDGDGRGGAALSMRAVTGKPIKLIGVGEKMGELEEFHPRRIADRILGMGDIVSLVEKAAENIDAEKAAAMAAKMAKGKFDLNDLADQLKQMQKMGGMGGIMGLMPGMAGMKDKMAAAGLNDKLFGRQLAIISSMTKAERANPDLLKHSRKKRIAAGSGTDAADINKLLKMHRQMADMMKMMGGKGKGGVMKQLMGGLAGKMGLGGGMGGMPDLSNIDPKQLEALQKQAEAAGLGRLGGMPGGLSGLGGGGGLPGLGGAKLPGLGGGLPGLPGLPKKK; encoded by the coding sequence ATGTTTGAAAACCTCCAGGACCGTCTTGGTTCCATTTTGAATGGACTGACAGGCCGCGGCGCGCTTTCGGAAGCCGATGTTTCCGCAGCACTTCGCGAGGTTCGCCGCGCGCTGTTGGAAGCCGACGTGGCGCTGGATGTCGTACGCTCCTTTACCGATCGCGTCCGTGAAAAGGCCGTAGGCGCCGAGATCCTGAAGTCGATCAAGCCCGGCCAGATGGTCGTCAAGATCGTCCATGACGAACTGATCGAAATGCTTGGCGGCGAAGGCGTCGGCATCGACCTCAACGCGCCGGCCCCGGTCGTCGTCATGATGGTCGGTCTGCAGGGCTCCGGTAAGACCACTACGACCGCCAAGATCGCCAGCCGCATGACGAGCCGCGACCGCAAGAAGGTCCTGATGGCCTCGCTCGACACGCGCCGTCCGGCCGCGCAGGAGCAGTTGCGCCAGCTCGGCGTTCAGACGGGCGTCGACACCCTGCCGATCATCGCCGGCCAGTCGCCGACCGATATCGCAGCGCGCGCCGTGCAGGCAGCAAGGCTCGGCGGCCACGACATCGTCATCCTCGATACCGCCGGCCGTACGCATATCGACGAGCCGCTCATGGTCGAGATGGCGGACATCAAGAAGAAATCCAACCCGCACGAAATCCTGCTGGTCGCCGATAGCTTGACCGGTCAGGACGCCGTCAACCTCGCCCGCAATTTCGATGAGCGCGTCGGCATCACTGGCCTCGTGCTGACCCGCATGGACGGCGACGGCCGCGGCGGTGCCGCCCTTTCAATGCGCGCCGTCACCGGCAAGCCGATCAAGCTGATCGGCGTCGGCGAAAAGATGGGCGAGCTGGAGGAATTCCATCCGCGCCGTATCGCCGACCGCATTCTCGGCATGGGCGACATCGTCTCTTTGGTTGAAAAGGCCGCGGAGAATATCGACGCCGAGAAGGCAGCCGCCATGGCTGCCAAGATGGCCAAGGGCAAATTCGATCTGAACGACCTGGCCGACCAGCTCAAGCAGATGCAGAAGATGGGCGGCATGGGCGGCATCATGGGCCTGATGCCCGGCATGGCCGGCATGAAGGACAAGATGGCCGCCGCAGGCCTCAACGATAAGCTTTTCGGTCGCCAGCTCGCCATCATCTCCTCGATGACGAAGGCGGAGCGCGCCAATCCCGATCTCCTGAAACACTCCCGCAAGAAGCGCATCGCCGCCGGCTCCGGCACCGACGCCGCCGACATCAACAAGCTTCTGAAGATGCACCGCCAGATGGCGGACATGATGAAGATGATGGGCGGCAAGGGCAAAGGCGGCGTGATGAAGCAGCTCATGGGCGGCCTTGCGGGCAAGATGGGCCTCGGCGGCGGCATGGGTGGAATGCCTGACCTGTCGAACATCGATCCCAAGCAGTTGGAAGCCCTGCAGAAGCAGGCGGAAGCCGCTGGTCTCGGACGTCTCGGCGGTATGCCGGGCGGATTGTCCGGTCTTGGCGGCGGTGGCGGTTTGCCGGGTCTCGGCGGCGCCAAGCTCCCCGGCCTCGGCGGTGGTTTGCCGGGACTGCCCGGTTTGCCGAAGAAGAAGTGA
- a CDS encoding chorismate mutase, with the protein MIDPDVKAQLGNYRQSIDNIDAALVHMLAERFRCTKEVGVLKAKYNLPPADPAREEYQIERLRHLAKDANLDPDFAEKFLNFVIKEVIRHHEQIAADLSNGK; encoded by the coding sequence ATGATTGATCCAGACGTCAAAGCCCAACTGGGCAACTACCGCCAGTCGATCGACAATATCGATGCAGCACTGGTGCACATGCTGGCCGAACGCTTCCGCTGCACGAAAGAAGTCGGCGTGCTGAAGGCCAAGTACAATCTGCCGCCGGCCGATCCGGCGCGCGAGGAATACCAGATCGAACGCCTGCGCCACCTGGCAAAGGACGCAAATCTGGACCCGGATTTCGCCGAGAAGTTCCTGAACTTCGTCATCAAGGAAGTCATCCGGCATCATGAACAGATCGCTGCTGATCTCAGCAACGGCAAATGA
- the rpsP gene encoding 30S ribosomal protein S16 — translation MALKIRLARGGSKKRPYYHVVVADARSPRDGRFLETLGSWNPMLAKDDAKRVELKAERIKHWLDHGAQPTDRVLRFLAEAGIATREAKNNPEKAKPGKRAQERAAEKAQKAADAAAAAE, via the coding sequence ATGGCACTGAAAATTCGTCTCGCCCGCGGTGGCTCCAAGAAGCGTCCGTACTACCACGTCGTCGTAGCCGACGCCCGCTCGCCGCGCGACGGCCGCTTCCTGGAGACCCTCGGCTCCTGGAACCCGATGCTCGCCAAGGACGACGCCAAACGCGTTGAACTCAAGGCCGAGCGCATCAAGCATTGGCTCGACCACGGCGCCCAGCCGACCGACCGCGTTCTGCGCTTCCTCGCCGAAGCCGGCATCGCAACGCGCGAAGCCAAGAACAACCCGGAAAAGGCAAAGCCGGGCAAGCGCGCCCAGGAGCGTGCCGCTGAAAAGGCACAGAAGGCCGCTGACGCCGCCGCTGCTGCTGAATAA
- the rimM gene encoding ribosome maturation factor RimM (Essential for efficient processing of 16S rRNA) has protein sequence MTKLENPVLMATIGAAQGLRGEVRARAFTSDPTALGDYGHLHSLDGRSFEVLEIREAKNVVIVRFRGVNDRNAAEALNGLELYIERDNLPDDELEDDEFFYADLEGLEAVDDKGTGYGTVSGIYDFGAGDLLELKGPGKRPVLIPFSEAAVLEIDLEGGKILIDPMAAGLIDNPDDFTGKPPKRPGKTKK, from the coding sequence ATGACGAAACTTGAAAACCCGGTATTGATGGCCACCATCGGCGCCGCGCAGGGCCTGAGAGGCGAAGTGCGCGCCCGCGCGTTTACTTCCGATCCCACAGCGCTCGGTGATTACGGCCATCTGCACAGCCTCGACGGCCGCAGCTTCGAGGTGCTGGAAATCCGCGAAGCCAAGAACGTGGTGATCGTCCGCTTTCGCGGCGTCAACGACCGCAATGCCGCCGAGGCGCTGAATGGGCTGGAACTCTATATCGAGCGTGACAACCTGCCCGATGACGAGCTGGAGGACGACGAGTTCTTCTATGCCGATCTCGAAGGCCTGGAAGCGGTGGACGACAAAGGCACCGGCTACGGCACGGTCAGCGGCATCTATGATTTCGGCGCCGGCGACCTGCTCGAGCTTAAGGGGCCGGGCAAACGCCCCGTGCTCATCCCCTTTTCCGAAGCCGCCGTGCTGGAAATCGACCTTGAAGGCGGCAAGATCCTGATCGACCCGATGGCTGCAGGCTTGATCGACAACCCCGATGATTTCACCGGCAAGCCACCGAAGCGGCCCGGCAAGACAAAGAAATGA
- the trmD gene encoding tRNA (guanosine(37)-N1)-methyltransferase TrmD — MSFRATILTLYPEMFPGHLGASLAGKAMERGQWSLDTVQIRDFATDKHRTVDDTPAGGGAGMVLKPDVLARAIDHASENDDRPRLLMSPRGKPLTQNRVRELAAGNGVIIVCGRFEGVDQRVIDGRNLEEVSIGDYILSGGEPAALILLDAVVRILPGVMGNDLSGLHESFEGGLLEHPQYTRPQVWEGREIPAVLTSGNHGAIAKWQRQEAETLTRERRPDLLDQPPKK; from the coding sequence ATGAGTTTCCGGGCAACCATCCTGACACTGTACCCCGAGATGTTTCCTGGCCATCTCGGCGCGTCTCTTGCCGGCAAGGCGATGGAGCGCGGGCAGTGGTCGCTGGACACCGTGCAGATCCGCGATTTCGCCACCGACAAGCATCGCACCGTCGATGATACGCCCGCCGGCGGCGGTGCCGGCATGGTGCTGAAGCCGGATGTGCTTGCCCGCGCCATCGACCACGCCTCCGAAAACGACGACCGTCCGCGCCTGCTGATGAGCCCGCGCGGAAAACCGCTGACACAGAACCGCGTTCGGGAACTCGCCGCCGGCAACGGCGTCATCATCGTCTGCGGCCGTTTCGAGGGCGTCGACCAGCGAGTGATCGACGGGCGCAATCTCGAAGAGGTCTCGATCGGCGATTACATTCTCTCCGGCGGTGAGCCGGCAGCGCTGATCCTGCTCGACGCCGTCGTCCGCATCCTGCCCGGCGTCATGGGCAACGATCTTTCCGGCCTGCACGAGAGCTTCGAAGGCGGCCTGCTCGAGCATCCGCAGTACACGCGGCCCCAGGTTTGGGAAGGACGCGAGATTCCGGCGGTACTTACATCCGGCAACCATGGCGCCATCGCCAAATGGCAGAGGCAAGAGGCGGAGACACTGACCAGGGAACGTCGGCCGGATTTGCTTGATCAGCCCCCTAAGAAATAG
- a CDS encoding VOC family protein, with protein MSNTVDMKFEIVVIPVSDVDRAKRFYDGLGWRRDADFASDDGGYRVIQFTPPGSGCSVIFGKNVTAAAPGSAKGLYLIVSDIEAARKELLDRGAEVSEVFHDAGGVYTGADEPYLFGRLRVGGRDPEHRSYRSFVSFNDPDGNGWLLQEITARLPGRVDANATTFISQTELASALRRAEMAHGEHEKRTGGQRDEDWPNWYAEYMISEQAGRPLPT; from the coding sequence ATGAGCAATACCGTTGACATGAAGTTCGAGATTGTCGTCATCCCTGTGTCAGATGTCGATCGGGCCAAGCGCTTTTATGACGGGCTGGGTTGGAGGCGCGACGCCGATTTCGCCTCCGACGATGGCGGCTACCGCGTCATCCAGTTTACGCCGCCGGGCTCCGGGTGTTCTGTCATCTTCGGCAAGAACGTGACCGCAGCAGCACCCGGTTCCGCTAAGGGACTGTACCTGATCGTCTCCGACATCGAGGCCGCCCGCAAGGAGCTGCTCGACCGCGGCGCCGAAGTTAGCGAGGTGTTCCACGACGCCGGCGGCGTCTACACAGGCGCGGACGAGCCCTACCTGTTCGGGCGGCTCCGGGTCGGCGGTCGCGATCCCGAGCATCGCAGCTACCGCTCGTTCGTCTCGTTCAACGATCCGGACGGCAACGGCTGGCTATTGCAGGAGATCACGGCGAGATTGCCCGGACGCGTGGATGCGAACGCTACGACGTTCATTTCACAGACTGAGCTTGCCAGCGCGCTCCGCCGTGCCGAGATGGCGCATGGCGAGCATGAGAAGCGGACCGGCGGCCAGCGTGATGAGGATTGGCCGAATTGGTACGCCGAGTACATGATCAGCGAACAGGCCGGCAGACCGCTACCGACGTGA
- a CDS encoding NCS1 family nucleobase:cation symporter-1, translated as MTVNNPSPLLYNEDLAPAEERKWGAFSIFNVWTSDVHSLWGYYLAASLFLLCGSFINFVIAIGIGSLVIFFFMSLVGNAGVKTGVPFPVLARASFGTFGANLPALVRAVVACFWYGAQTAAASGAIVALLIRNDTILAFHQNSHMLGHSTLEVICYVVVWALQLLIIQHGMETVRRFQDWAGPAVWVMMLILAVYLVVKSGTFSFGAEIPRDVLLDKTKDAGVPGEPGSFAALAAVAATWITYFAALYLNFCDFSRYATDTKTLRKGNLWGLPINLLAFCLVAGVTTTAAFAVYGDVLLHPEAISAKFDSWFLALLAALTFAVATLGINVVANFVSPAFDFANVFPRLISFKRGGYIAALIALVLYPFAPWETGAAHFVNFIGSTMGPIFGIMMVDYYLIRKGQLNVEALYQENGEFEFQGGWHVNALIAFVIGGLFSSILPTFTSILPDWWGTYGWFFGVAIGGAVYYVLRMRSAPAAAALQK; from the coding sequence ATGACAGTGAATAATCCATCGCCCTTGCTCTACAACGAGGATCTGGCGCCAGCCGAGGAGCGAAAGTGGGGAGCTTTCAGCATTTTCAACGTCTGGACCTCGGACGTCCATAGTCTATGGGGCTATTATCTTGCCGCCAGCCTTTTTCTGCTCTGCGGCAGCTTCATCAACTTCGTCATCGCCATCGGCATCGGTTCGCTAGTGATCTTCTTCTTCATGAGCCTAGTGGGCAATGCTGGCGTCAAGACCGGCGTACCGTTCCCGGTGCTGGCGCGTGCTTCGTTCGGCACATTCGGCGCCAATCTGCCGGCGCTTGTGCGTGCCGTCGTCGCCTGCTTCTGGTATGGCGCGCAGACGGCCGCCGCCTCGGGCGCGATCGTCGCGCTCCTGATCCGCAATGACACTATCCTGGCCTTCCATCAGAACAGCCATATGCTCGGCCACTCCACGCTGGAAGTCATCTGCTATGTCGTCGTATGGGCCTTGCAATTGCTGATCATTCAGCATGGCATGGAGACCGTGCGCAGGTTCCAGGATTGGGCCGGTCCTGCGGTCTGGGTGATGATGCTTATCCTCGCCGTCTATCTGGTGGTGAAGTCCGGCACTTTCTCCTTCGGTGCCGAAATTCCGCGGGATGTGCTGCTCGACAAGACCAAGGACGCCGGCGTACCGGGTGAACCCGGCAGCTTTGCCGCGCTCGCTGCGGTCGCTGCGACCTGGATCACCTATTTCGCGGCGCTCTATCTGAACTTCTGCGATTTCTCGCGCTATGCCACGGACACGAAAACCCTGCGCAAAGGCAATCTCTGGGGTCTGCCGATCAACCTTTTGGCTTTCTGCCTCGTTGCGGGCGTGACGACGACGGCAGCATTTGCCGTCTATGGCGACGTGCTGCTGCATCCGGAAGCGATCTCGGCAAAATTCGACAGTTGGTTCCTGGCCTTGCTGGCGGCGCTCACCTTCGCGGTGGCGACGCTCGGCATCAACGTCGTGGCGAATTTCGTATCACCGGCCTTCGACTTCGCCAATGTCTTCCCCAGGCTCATCAGCTTCAAGCGCGGCGGTTATATCGCGGCCTTGATTGCGCTGGTGCTTTATCCCTTCGCGCCGTGGGAGACGGGTGCCGCGCACTTCGTCAACTTCATCGGCTCCACCATGGGCCCGATCTTCGGCATCATGATGGTCGACTATTATCTGATCCGCAAAGGTCAGCTAAACGTCGAGGCGCTTTATCAGGAGAATGGCGAGTTCGAGTTCCAGGGCGGTTGGCACGTCAACGCTTTAATTGCCTTCGTCATTGGCGGCCTGTTCTCATCGATCCTGCCGACCTTCACTAGCATTCTGCCGGATTGGTGGGGAACCTATGGCTGGTTCTTCGGCGTCGCTATCGGCGGAGCGGTCTACTACGTGCTCAGGATGCGCAGCGCGCCGGCCGCCGCCGCCTTGCAGAAGTAG
- the rplS gene encoding 50S ribosomal protein L19, whose protein sequence is MNIIQQLEAEQAAKIEAKRTLPEFSAGDTVRVNVKVTEGNRTRVQAYEGVCIARSGGGLQENFTVRKISYGEGVERVFPVYSPLIESVEVVRRGKVRRAKLYYLRDLRGKAARIVENTGTRARKLNDAERQALADEKARIEAEKVAAAQALAAEKAAAEAAEAKAAAEAAAAAAEPAAE, encoded by the coding sequence ATGAACATCATTCAGCAGTTGGAAGCCGAACAGGCCGCCAAGATCGAAGCCAAGCGTACCCTTCCCGAGTTTTCGGCCGGCGATACCGTCCGCGTCAACGTGAAGGTCACGGAAGGCAACCGTACCCGCGTTCAGGCCTATGAAGGCGTTTGCATTGCCCGCTCCGGCGGCGGTCTGCAGGAAAACTTCACGGTTCGCAAGATCTCCTACGGCGAAGGCGTCGAGCGCGTATTCCCGGTTTACTCGCCGCTGATCGAAAGCGTCGAAGTCGTTCGCCGCGGTAAGGTCCGTCGCGCCAAGCTCTACTACCTGCGCGACCTGCGCGGTAAGGCTGCCCGTATCGTTGAAAACACCGGCACGCGCGCTCGCAAGCTCAACGATGCCGAGCGCCAGGCTTTGGCCGATGAAAAGGCTCGCATTGAAGCTGAAAAGGTTGCCGCAGCTCAGGCTCTCGCAGCCGAGAAGGCAGCAGCAGAAGCCGCCGAAGCAAAGGCAGCAGCCGAAGCCGCTGCAGCCGCCGCGGAACCGGCAGCAGAATAA
- a CDS encoding basic amino acid ABC transporter substrate-binding protein, giving the protein MTFRRSFLLGLTALVLAPFASFAADLPNLNGKTVVVVTENAYPPLQFVDPKSGKPIGWEYDAMNEIAKRLNFKVEYQNTSWDAMIQAVSEGQYNIGMTGITIKEDRKQKVDFSDPYMRSQQFMLVRGDEKRFTDAKSFAAFKEGLIGAQPGTTPFYTAVYEVLDGNEQNPRIKTFETFGATVQALKTGDVDLVLTDGTAGKGYVDASNGGLKLIGDPLGTEDFGFIFQKGSDLVAPINAAIASLKADGTFDALNKKWFLDYKMGQ; this is encoded by the coding sequence ATGACATTCCGTCGTTCGTTTCTTTTGGGCCTGACCGCCCTCGTGCTTGCACCATTTGCTTCTTTCGCCGCCGATCTGCCGAACCTGAACGGCAAGACCGTGGTCGTCGTCACTGAGAATGCCTATCCGCCGCTGCAATTCGTCGACCCCAAGTCCGGCAAGCCGATCGGCTGGGAATATGACGCGATGAACGAGATCGCCAAGCGGCTGAACTTCAAGGTCGAGTACCAGAACACGAGCTGGGATGCGATGATCCAGGCCGTCTCCGAAGGCCAGTACAACATCGGCATGACCGGCATTACCATCAAGGAAGACCGCAAGCAGAAGGTCGACTTCTCCGATCCCTATATGCGCTCGCAGCAGTTCATGTTGGTGCGCGGCGACGAGAAGCGCTTCACCGATGCCAAGAGCTTCGCCGCCTTCAAGGAAGGCCTGATCGGCGCGCAGCCGGGCACGACCCCCTTCTACACCGCCGTCTATGAAGTCCTCGACGGCAACGAGCAGAACCCGCGCATCAAGACCTTCGAAACCTTCGGCGCGACCGTGCAGGCGCTGAAGACCGGCGATGTCGATCTGGTGCTGACCGACGGCACGGCAGGCAAGGGTTACGTCGACGCTTCAAACGGCGGATTGAAGCTGATCGGCGATCCTCTCGGCACCGAGGATTTCGGCTTCATCTTCCAGAAAGGCTCCGATCTCGTCGCTCCGATCAATGCCGCCATCGCCAGCCTGAAGGCCGACGGCACCTTCGACGCCCTGAACAAGAAGTGGTTCCTCGACTACAAGATGGGCCAATGA
- a CDS encoding amino acid ABC transporter permease produces MAPLTGLGGHPGKDDFPWWLIALAILGVVISFAIAANGLYAQIFSLLLNGIGVTIFVTLVAFTLAMLLGLGLALLGLSDFLVLRQAARFYIEIVRGIPMLVLLSYVAFVGTPAFVAVYNFIISPLISAGWTSPLVVRDVPFVWRTIIALTIGYSSFIAEIFRAGIQAVDQGQIEAAKALGLTRFQRFRLVVFPQAIRVILPPLSNDFIAMVKDSSLVSVLGVADISQLAKLYYSANFRYFETLSILAFIYLLLTIGLSLLLRQLEAWMRRRSGGDRSAFRRMAPGQPPDAQV; encoded by the coding sequence ATGGCACCATTGACAGGCCTGGGCGGGCACCCCGGCAAGGATGACTTTCCCTGGTGGTTGATCGCCCTTGCCATACTCGGCGTCGTCATTTCCTTTGCAATCGCGGCAAACGGCCTCTACGCCCAGATCTTCTCTCTTCTGCTCAACGGCATCGGCGTCACGATCTTCGTGACGCTGGTGGCCTTTACGCTTGCCATGCTGCTCGGCCTTGGGCTTGCGCTGCTTGGCCTGTCGGACTTCCTCGTGCTGCGGCAGGCGGCGCGCTTCTATATCGAGATCGTGCGCGGCATCCCGATGCTCGTGCTGCTCTCCTACGTCGCCTTCGTTGGCACACCGGCCTTCGTCGCCGTTTATAACTTCATCATTTCCCCGTTGATTTCCGCCGGCTGGACAAGCCCGCTTGTCGTCCGCGACGTGCCGTTCGTCTGGCGCACGATCATCGCGCTGACGATAGGCTATTCGTCCTTCATCGCCGAGATCTTCCGCGCCGGCATTCAAGCCGTCGACCAGGGCCAGATCGAAGCGGCAAAGGCGCTAGGCCTCACCCGCTTCCAGCGTTTCCGCCTCGTCGTCTTTCCGCAGGCGATCCGCGTGATCCTGCCACCGCTGTCCAACGACTTCATCGCGATGGTGAAGGACAGCTCGCTGGTGTCCGTGCTGGGCGTTGCCGATATCAGCCAGCTTGCCAAGCTCTATTACTCGGCCAATTTCCGCTACTTCGAAACGCTGTCGATCCTCGCTTTCATCTACCTGTTGCTGACGATTGGCCTGTCGCTATTGCTGCGGCAGCTCGAAGCCTGGATGCGCCGGCGTTCGGGCGGCGATCGCTCCGCCTTCCGCCGCATGGCGCCTGGCCAGCCGCCGGATGCGCAAGTGTGA
- the leuC gene encoding 3-isopropylmalate dehydratase large subunit: MSAPRTLYDKIWDDHLVDSQDDGTCLLYIDRHLVHEVTSPQAFEGLRMSGRKVRAPEKTLAVVDHNVPTSADRHLGIKNEESRIQVEALAKNAAEFGVEYYSENDKRQGIVHIIGPEQGFTLPGMTIVCGDSHTSTHGAFGSLAHGIGTSEVEHVLATQTLIQKKAKNMLVRVDGQLPEGVTAKDIILAIIGEIGTAGGTGYVIEYAGEAIRALSMEGRMTICNMSIEGGARAGLIAPDDTTFEYIKGKPRAPKGEALEQAIAYWKTLQSDEGAHYDRVVVLNAAALPPIVSWGSSPEDVVSVQGIVPNPDEIQDETKRASKWRALDYMGLKPGTPMTEINIDRVFIGSCTNGRIEDLRAVAKVVEGKTVASTVDAMIVPGSGLVKEQAEAEGLDKIFKAAGFDWREPGCSMCLAMNDDRLKPGERCASTSNRNFEGRQGFKGRTHLVSPAMAAAAAIAGHFVDIREWN, from the coding sequence ATGAGCGCTCCACGCACCCTTTACGACAAAATCTGGGATGATCATCTCGTCGACAGCCAGGACGACGGCACCTGTCTTCTCTACATCGACCGTCACCTCGTTCATGAAGTGACGTCGCCGCAGGCTTTCGAAGGCCTGCGCATGAGCGGCCGTAAGGTTCGCGCCCCGGAAAAGACGCTGGCCGTCGTCGACCATAACGTTCCGACCTCTGCTGATCGCCATCTCGGCATCAAGAACGAGGAAAGCCGCATCCAGGTCGAGGCGCTCGCCAAGAACGCGGCTGAATTCGGCGTGGAATATTACTCCGAAAACGACAAGCGTCAGGGCATCGTCCACATCATCGGCCCTGAGCAGGGTTTCACCCTGCCCGGCATGACCATCGTCTGCGGTGACAGCCATACGTCCACCCACGGCGCCTTCGGCTCCCTGGCGCACGGCATCGGCACCTCCGAGGTCGAGCATGTGCTCGCCACACAGACGCTGATCCAGAAGAAGGCGAAGAACATGCTGGTGCGCGTCGACGGCCAGTTGCCGGAGGGCGTCACTGCCAAGGACATCATCCTCGCCATCATCGGCGAGATCGGCACTGCCGGCGGCACCGGCTACGTCATCGAATATGCTGGCGAAGCGATCCGCGCGCTGTCGATGGAAGGCCGCATGACGATCTGCAACATGTCGATCGAAGGCGGCGCCCGCGCCGGCCTGATCGCGCCGGACGACACGACCTTCGAATATATCAAGGGCAAGCCGCGCGCGCCGAAGGGTGAAGCACTGGAGCAGGCGATCGCCTACTGGAAGACGCTGCAGAGCGACGAAGGCGCGCATTACGACCGCGTCGTCGTGCTCAACGCTGCCGCCCTGCCGCCGATTGTCTCCTGGGGTTCGTCGCCGGAAGACGTCGTCTCTGTGCAGGGCATCGTTCCGAACCCGGACGAGATCCAGGATGAGACCAAGCGCGCTTCCAAGTGGCGCGCCCTCGACTACATGGGCCTGAAGCCGGGCACTCCGATGACCGAGATCAACATCGATCGCGTCTTCATCGGCTCCTGCACCAACGGCCGCATCGAGGACCTGCGCGCCGTCGCCAAGGTCGTCGAAGGCAAGACGGTGGCATCCACCGTCGACGCGATGATCGTTCCGGGCTCCGGTCTTGTGAAGGAACAGGCGGAAGCCGAAGGCCTCGACAAGATCTTCAAGGCCGCCGGCTTCGACTGGCGCGAGCCGGGCTGTTCCATGTGCCTCGCCATGAACGATGACCGCCTGAAGCCGGGCGAGCGCTGCGCCTCCACCTCGAACCGCAACTTCGAAGGCCGCCAGGGCTTCAAGGGCCGCACCCATCTGGTCTCGCCGGCTATGGCAGCGGCAGCGGCAATCGCCGGTCACTTCGTCGATATTCGCGAATGGAACTGA
- a CDS encoding EamA family transporter: MTRNSDLLLTAVSPAIWGSTYLVTTELLPAGYPLTVALLRALPAGLLLLAIVRRVPHGIWWVRSLVLGALNFSIFWWMLFISAYRLPGGVAATVGAIQPLIVIVLARLLLGSPIRGLSIVAALAGIVGVAFLILTPRATLDPVGIAAGVGGAVSMAAGTVLSRRWRPDVSPLTFTAWQLTAGGLLLLPFAMMMEPPLPLPTAANILGFAYLGLIGAALTYILWFRGLSRLEPSVVSPLGFLSPMTAVILGWGVLDQQLSAIQILGIAIVLGSVWLSQRAQQLPSAGKSASANPAIASER; the protein is encoded by the coding sequence ATGACGCGCAATTCCGATCTCTTGTTGACCGCCGTCTCGCCGGCGATCTGGGGCAGCACCTATCTTGTGACGACGGAACTTCTGCCGGCCGGCTATCCGCTGACGGTTGCCCTGTTGCGTGCGTTGCCCGCAGGGCTGCTTCTGCTCGCCATCGTGCGGCGGGTACCGCACGGCATCTGGTGGGTGAGATCGCTCGTCCTCGGCGCTCTGAATTTCTCCATCTTCTGGTGGATGCTGTTCATCTCCGCCTACCGGCTGCCGGGCGGCGTGGCAGCGACCGTCGGTGCGATCCAGCCGCTGATCGTCATCGTGCTGGCCCGCCTCTTGCTCGGCTCGCCGATCCGCGGCCTTTCTATCGTGGCGGCGCTTGCCGGCATTGTCGGCGTTGCGTTCTTGATCCTTACGCCGCGGGCAACGCTCGATCCCGTCGGCATTGCGGCCGGGGTCGGCGGCGCCGTCTCCATGGCGGCCGGTACCGTGCTCAGCCGGCGCTGGCGGCCCGATGTCTCGCCGCTCACCTTTACTGCCTGGCAGTTGACCGCTGGCGGCTTGCTGTTGCTGCCTTTCGCCATGATGATGGAGCCGCCGCTTCCTCTTCCGACCGCCGCCAATATTCTGGGCTTTGCCTATCTCGGCCTGATTGGAGCGGCGCTCACCTATATTCTCTGGTTTCGCGGCCTGTCGCGCCTGGAACCATCCGTCGTCTCGCCGCTCGGCTTTCTCAGTCCCATGACCGCCGTGATCCTCGGCTGGGGTGTGCTGGACCAACAGCTCAGCGCAATTCAGATTCTGGGCATCGCCATCGTGCTTGGCAGCGTCTGGCTGAGCCAGCGCGCGCAGCAGCTTCCTTCTGCCGGGAAATCAGCGTCCGCCAATCCGGCAATCGCGTCGGAACGATAG